From the genome of Candidatus Promineifilum breve, one region includes:
- a CDS encoding heme-binding domain-containing protein: MRRNLLIAIAVLIAGFLLLQLIPYGRAHDNPPLVSEPNWDSPQTRELAQRACFDCHSHQTVWPWYANVAPVSWLVQRDVAHGREHLNFSDWNQSHDEHGHEGHAAEELIEVLREGTMPPRNYLLNHPEARLSDAERAALIEGLAATADLSPVAGEEAHDDEAEHTEEAEHDEEESRDDY; this comes from the coding sequence ATGCGCCGCAACTTATTGATCGCCATCGCCGTCCTGATCGCCGGGTTCCTGTTGCTGCAACTCATCCCCTACGGCCGCGCCCACGATAACCCGCCGCTGGTGAGCGAGCCGAATTGGGACAGCCCCCAGACGCGGGAACTGGCCCAGCGGGCGTGCTTCGATTGTCACAGCCACCAAACTGTCTGGCCGTGGTATGCCAACGTCGCCCCCGTGTCGTGGCTGGTGCAGCGCGACGTGGCGCACGGCCGCGAGCACCTCAACTTCTCCGACTGGAACCAGAGCCACGACGAGCACGGCCACGAAGGACACGCCGCCGAAGAACTGATCGAGGTGCTGCGTGAGGGAACCATGCCGCCCCGCAACTACTTGCTCAACCACCCCGAGGCCCGCCTGAGCGACGCCGAACGGGCAGCGCTCATCGAAGGGCTGGCGGCCACGGCCGACCTGTCGCCCGTGGCCGGGGAAGAGGCCCACGACGACGAGGCTGAGCACACGGAAGAGGCCGAGCACGACGAAGAAGAGAGCCGCGACGATTATTAA
- a CDS encoding CpXC domain-containing protein translates to MSQLPDFSHAEPAELACRACGGAVAGAVWVIVDVAARPDLSARLRTGTLHELICPACGHAATVNAPLLLLRAGAEPPLLFSPARGDDRERDEEQAVGLVGLLRAHMGAAWRDEWLARGLIGAPREALPALLGDDPALVARLAQAVAAGDSDSDYDNDSESDMPSTTRRALGEILSALAAEGVRVTTPEELGRALDERPMLKARLARAMGGGGG, encoded by the coding sequence ATGAGCCAACTTCCAGACTTCTCCCACGCCGAGCCGGCCGAATTGGCTTGCCGGGCGTGTGGCGGGGCGGTGGCGGGCGCGGTGTGGGTCATCGTCGATGTGGCCGCGCGGCCGGATTTGTCGGCCCGGTTGCGGACGGGGACGCTCCATGAGCTAATCTGCCCCGCCTGCGGTCATGCGGCCACGGTCAACGCGCCGCTGTTGCTGTTGCGGGCGGGGGCGGAGCCGCCGCTGCTCTTCTCGCCGGCCCGCGGCGACGACCGGGAGCGGGACGAGGAACAGGCCGTGGGGCTGGTGGGGCTATTGCGCGCCCACATGGGCGCGGCCTGGCGCGATGAGTGGCTGGCGCGAGGGTTGATCGGCGCGCCGCGCGAGGCGCTGCCGGCGTTGCTGGGCGATGATCCGGCGCTGGTGGCCCGGCTGGCGCAGGCCGTGGCGGCGGGCGATAGCGATAGCGATTACGACAACGATAGCGAAAGCGATATGCCGTCCACGACGCGGCGGGCGTTGGGGGAAATCCTGAGCGCACTGGCCGCCGAGGGCGTGCGCGTCACTACGCCGGAAGAGTTGGGCCGGGCGCTGGACGAGCGGCCGATGCTGAAGGCCCGGCTGGCGAGGGCGATGGGAGGGGGTGGCGGGTAG
- a CDS encoding alpha-amylase family glycosyl hydrolase has product MFPSPVPLRRALALALVFLLAVLVTPVFVAGAASHDNNVQWAELGHNSRDVLFRGPGGAQPTGTAVRLRLRAADGDLTAAQVRVYNDRINQENIYNMTKVASGVTFTGDSAVYEFWEVTLPAPPDPTIFWYRFIAIDGSDTDFYEDDAARTGGWGEAFDESPDNSWQLTYYDPAFQTPDWVKNAVIYQIFPDRFRDGNSANNPLAGQFFYGAFDTIVRSNTTDWNTHICDPRNNAGSVATCELKYSQNFYGGDLQGIIDKLDYIDGLGVTALYLNPIFESPSNHKYDTKDFLVVDDNFGDLAKFQQLVTEANNRGIHIILDGVFNHSSSDSTYFDRYSRWDANGNPTTLGNNDGSGACESTASPFVDWYTFFEFTGPGPAPCSDDRDYPKWFGIFDTLPVFQHDNPEVRDYFIDNGTAAVGPYWIDQGAEGWRLDVAGEIDHGQINDPADDYWEDFRAAVHAVDPDTYIVGEEWGNATSWTVGDEWDATMNYQFGAAVLSFWRHEAFTDNDFNSGSSAGVLNPLDATGVSERLLNLEERYAPEAFAAMMNLFNSHDTNRVLFLLNHDVDQNDVALYNDANYDWSDSITRYKGALIMQMTLPGAPTVYYGDEVGTVNPPGRDATTWQDDPYNRAPFPWLDQTGTPFYAHMQSQTTQDDLSDYVTSLTAARNSHPALRTGSFDVIDSGNTEVFSYGRKSAAGDEILIVLVNKGGTPRTVTLDLSGYTPDAGVLDDLLSSDIYGLSSGAVTVPVPAMGGRILLVQGTYASPDAVNDLTATANGATQVNLDWSAANGAASYDVYRSLLSGGGYEFVGTTTNTDYADTNLTTGVTYYYVVVSRAADGLASGWSNEASATPSIPLDSSWRNVQWPCDIQNHIIGVNNYTPTVYGQIWVGGYTDAQSTPVAGIIAQVGYGPVGDAPTAATWTWFDMEHNSGYDFSQNNDEFQGQMLPTQLGSFKYTTRYSGDGGLTWYYAVVAGCSPNDALRDLTVIQSSDTTAPAAPTTLAITGVTSASISLGWDAHPNTDGDLYAFRVYRGPVGGPYTQIAQLVNPAATSYVDTAVTAGQTYEYYVTAVDTSLNESLPSNLVSATAENLIVAVTFRVTVPNFTPDDTPVYLVGGFGVAGYPNWDPGAPSMAMTETSPGVWEITLNILDGSQIQYKYTRGSWDMVEKQADGFAEVDNRPLTVDYGTDGTQLVEDTVANWRDRIVVSHTPANGATGVAPNAVVTATWNKWLPTPPPGTFTVTGPGGAVSGAFTWDNDTKTTTFTPAAPLADGEYTVTISGNNDGGDNQFVPVTFTFTVGTPPTPTLTVVKEVTGDGPATWSFGFTGDLGAFTLTDTDSEADFPGLTADEYSFSETGVANYTTTIACDNGDSSTTGSITVDFDATADVTCTVTNAYTPPTATLTVVKAVTGGGPATWSFGFTGDLGAFTLTDADSEADFPGLTADEYSFSETGVANYSASIACDNGDSSATGSITVDFDATADVTCTVTNAYTPPTASLTVVKAVTGDGPATWSFGFTGDLGAFTLTDADSEADFPGLTADEYSFSETGVANYTTTIACDNGDSSATGSITVDFDATADVTCTVTNAYTPPPVYPDIYVTATGGTVDGISYRVNDILRWDEVNGWSKWFVGADEGLNNGHDISAIAVPDGSTGQVYLSFSANRVWVEGISTRVYGQDVVYYDGETYSLYIDGADLGLTTGNEKIDSLEVIPNGAPGCQAVVLLSTRGNGRVSGGLGAIRGEDILFMCLTQSGANTQFTWLGIIRGRAEGMPNNATIALSMADYDADELHFLTRNTFNVDGVVGGHSTIYGFDLDATTFSGPHWRAAEHGLRQATDSLDVNGELSN; this is encoded by the coding sequence ATGTTCCCATCCCCTGTTCCCCTTCGCCGCGCGTTGGCGCTGGCGCTTGTCTTCTTATTGGCCGTGCTGGTCACTCCGGTCTTCGTGGCCGGCGCGGCCAGCCACGACAACAACGTTCAGTGGGCCGAGTTGGGCCACAACAGCCGCGACGTGCTCTTCCGCGGCCCCGGCGGGGCGCAACCCACCGGGACGGCCGTCCGTCTGCGCCTGCGCGCCGCCGATGGCGACCTGACCGCGGCCCAGGTGCGCGTCTACAATGACCGCATCAATCAAGAGAACATCTATAACATGACCAAAGTCGCCTCCGGCGTCACCTTCACCGGCGACTCGGCGGTCTATGAGTTCTGGGAGGTCACCCTGCCGGCCCCGCCCGACCCGACCATCTTCTGGTATCGCTTCATCGCCATCGACGGCAGCGACACCGATTTCTACGAGGACGACGCGGCCCGCACCGGCGGCTGGGGTGAGGCCTTCGACGAAAGCCCCGACAATAGCTGGCAGTTGACCTACTACGATCCGGCCTTCCAGACGCCCGATTGGGTCAAGAACGCCGTCATCTACCAGATCTTCCCCGACCGCTTCCGCGACGGCAACAGCGCCAACAACCCGCTGGCGGGCCAGTTCTTCTACGGCGCGTTCGACACCATCGTGCGCAGCAACACGACCGACTGGAACACCCACATCTGCGACCCGCGCAACAACGCCGGCAGTGTGGCGACGTGTGAACTCAAGTACAGCCAGAACTTCTATGGCGGCGACTTGCAGGGCATCATCGACAAGCTCGACTACATCGATGGGTTGGGCGTCACGGCCCTCTACCTCAACCCCATCTTCGAGTCGCCGTCGAACCACAAGTATGACACCAAGGACTTCCTGGTCGTCGACGACAATTTCGGCGATCTGGCGAAGTTCCAGCAGTTGGTGACCGAGGCCAACAACCGCGGCATCCACATCATCCTCGACGGCGTGTTCAATCATAGCTCGTCGGACAGCACCTACTTCGACCGCTACAGCCGCTGGGACGCCAACGGCAACCCGACGACGCTGGGCAATAATGACGGCAGCGGCGCGTGTGAATCCACGGCCTCGCCCTTCGTCGATTGGTACACCTTCTTTGAGTTCACCGGCCCCGGCCCGGCGCCCTGCTCCGACGACCGCGACTACCCCAAGTGGTTCGGCATCTTCGACACGCTGCCGGTCTTCCAGCACGACAACCCCGAAGTGCGCGACTACTTCATCGACAACGGCACGGCCGCTGTCGGCCCCTACTGGATCGACCAGGGGGCGGAGGGTTGGCGGCTCGACGTGGCCGGCGAGATCGACCACGGCCAGATCAACGACCCGGCCGACGACTACTGGGAAGATTTCCGCGCCGCCGTCCATGCCGTTGACCCCGACACCTATATCGTTGGCGAGGAGTGGGGCAATGCCACCTCGTGGACCGTCGGCGACGAGTGGGACGCGACGATGAACTACCAGTTCGGCGCTGCCGTCCTGTCTTTCTGGCGCCACGAAGCCTTCACCGACAACGACTTCAACAGCGGCAGTTCGGCCGGCGTGCTGAACCCGCTGGACGCGACCGGCGTCAGCGAGCGGCTGCTGAACCTGGAAGAGCGTTACGCGCCCGAGGCGTTCGCGGCCATGATGAACCTGTTCAACAGCCACGACACCAACCGCGTCCTGTTCCTGCTGAACCACGACGTCGATCAGAACGACGTCGCCCTCTATAACGATGCCAACTACGACTGGAGCGACAGCATCACCCGCTACAAGGGCGCGCTGATCATGCAGATGACGCTGCCCGGCGCGCCGACGGTCTACTACGGCGACGAGGTCGGCACGGTCAACCCGCCCGGCCGCGACGCCACCACGTGGCAGGACGACCCGTATAACCGCGCCCCCTTCCCGTGGCTCGATCAGACGGGCACGCCGTTCTATGCTCACATGCAGAGCCAGACGACGCAGGACGATCTGTCCGACTACGTCACCAGTCTGACCGCCGCCCGCAACAGCCATCCGGCGCTGCGCACCGGTTCGTTCGACGTGATCGATAGCGGCAACACCGAAGTGTTCAGCTACGGCCGCAAGTCGGCCGCCGGGGACGAAATCCTCATCGTCCTGGTGAACAAGGGCGGCACGCCGCGGACGGTGACGCTCGATCTGAGCGGCTACACGCCTGACGCGGGTGTGCTGGATGATTTGCTGAGCAGCGACATCTACGGCCTGAGCAGCGGCGCGGTGACCGTGCCGGTGCCGGCCATGGGCGGCCGTATCCTGCTGGTGCAGGGCACGTATGCCTCGCCCGACGCGGTGAATGACCTGACGGCCACGGCCAACGGCGCGACGCAGGTCAACCTCGACTGGAGCGCGGCCAACGGCGCGGCCAGCTACGATGTCTATCGCAGCCTGCTCTCCGGCGGCGGCTATGAGTTCGTGGGCACCACGACCAACACCGACTACGCCGACACCAATCTGACCACGGGCGTGACCTACTACTACGTCGTTGTGTCCCGCGCGGCCGATGGGCTGGCGAGCGGCTGGTCGAATGAGGCTTCGGCCACGCCGTCCATCCCCCTCGACAGTAGTTGGCGCAATGTCCAGTGGCCGTGCGACATCCAGAACCACATCATCGGCGTCAACAACTACACGCCCACCGTCTACGGCCAGATCTGGGTCGGCGGCTACACCGACGCCCAGTCCACGCCGGTGGCCGGCATCATCGCCCAGGTCGGCTACGGCCCGGTCGGCGACGCGCCCACCGCGGCCACGTGGACCTGGTTCGATATGGAGCACAACTCCGGCTACGACTTCAGCCAGAACAACGACGAGTTTCAGGGCCAGATGCTACCGACACAGCTCGGCAGCTTCAAGTACACCACCCGATACAGCGGCGACGGTGGACTGACGTGGTATTACGCGGTCGTCGCCGGCTGCTCCCCCAATGACGCGCTGCGCGATCTGACGGTCATCCAAAGCAGCGACACGACCGCTCCGGCCGCGCCGACCACGCTGGCGATCACCGGCGTCACCTCGGCCAGCATCAGCCTGGGCTGGGACGCGCACCCCAATACCGACGGCGACCTGTACGCCTTCCGCGTCTATCGCGGCCCGGTCGGCGGCCCCTACACTCAGATCGCCCAGCTCGTCAATCCGGCGGCCACCAGCTACGTGGACACGGCCGTGACCGCCGGGCAGACGTATGAGTATTACGTCACCGCCGTCGATACCAGCCTGAACGAGTCGCTCCCGTCGAATCTGGTATCGGCCACGGCCGAGAACCTGATCGTCGCCGTCACCTTCCGGGTCACCGTGCCCAACTTCACGCCCGATGACACCCCGGTCTACCTGGTCGGCGGCTTCGGCGTGGCCGGCTATCCCAACTGGGATCCCGGCGCGCCGTCGATGGCGATGACCGAGACCTCGCCCGGCGTTTGGGAGATCACGCTCAACATCCTGGACGGCAGCCAGATCCAGTACAAGTATACGCGCGGCTCGTGGGATATGGTCGAGAAGCAGGCCGACGGCTTCGCCGAGGTCGATAACCGGCCGCTGACCGTCGATTACGGCACGGACGGCACGCAACTGGTCGAGGACACCGTCGCCAACTGGCGCGACCGGATCGTCGTCAGCCACACCCCGGCCAACGGCGCGACGGGCGTCGCGCCCAACGCGGTCGTCACCGCCACCTGGAACAAGTGGCTGCCCACCCCGCCGCCCGGAACGTTCACCGTGACCGGCCCCGGCGGCGCGGTCAGCGGCGCGTTCACCTGGGACAACGACACCAAGACCACCACCTTCACCCCCGCCGCCCCGCTGGCCGACGGCGAGTACACCGTCACGATCAGCGGCAACAACGACGGCGGCGACAACCAGTTCGTGCCCGTCACGTTCACCTTCACCGTAGGCACGCCGCCGACGCCGACGCTGACCGTGGTCAAGGAAGTGACCGGCGACGGCCCGGCCACGTGGTCGTTCGGCTTCACCGGCGATCTGGGCGCGTTCACGCTGACCGACACCGACTCCGAGGCGGACTTCCCCGGTCTGACGGCCGACGAGTACAGCTTCAGCGAGACGGGCGTGGCCAACTACACCACGACCATCGCCTGCGACAACGGCGACAGCAGCACCACGGGCAGCATCACCGTCGACTTCGACGCCACCGCGGACGTGACCTGCACCGTCACCAATGCCTACACCCCGCCCACGGCCACCCTGACCGTCGTCAAGGCCGTGACCGGCGGCGGCCCGGCCACGTGGTCGTTCGGCTTCACCGGCGACCTGGGCGCGTTCACGCTGACCGACGCCGACTCCGAGGCGGACTTCCCCGGTCTGACGGCCGACGAGTACAGCTTCAGCGAGACGGGCGTGGCTAACTACAGCGCGTCTATCGCCTGCGACAACGGCGACAGCAGCGCCACGGGCAGCATCACCGTCGATTTCGACGCCACCGCGGACGTGACCTGCACCGTCACCAATGCCTACACCCCGCCCACGGCCAGCCTAACCGTGGTCAAGGCCGTGACCGGCGACGGCCCGGCCACGTGGTCGTTCGGCTTCACCGGCGATCTGGGCGCGTTCACGCTGACCGACGCCGACTCCGAGGCGGACTTCCCCGGTCTGACGGCCGACGAGTACAGCTTCAGCGAGACGGGCGTGGCTAACTACACCACGACCATCGCCTGCGACAACGGCGACAGCAGCGCCACGGGCAGCATCACCGTCGATTTCGACGCCACCGCGGACGTGACCTGCACGGTGACCAATGCCTACACCCCGCCGCCGGTCTACCCCGACATCTACGTCACCGCCACCGGCGGCACGGTGGACGGCATCAGCTACAGGGTGAACGACATTCTGCGGTGGGACGAGGTGAACGGCTGGTCGAAGTGGTTCGTCGGCGCGGACGAGGGGCTGAACAACGGCCACGACATCAGCGCCATCGCCGTGCCCGACGGCTCCACCGGGCAGGTGTACCTCAGCTTCAGCGCCAACCGGGTGTGGGTCGAGGGCATCAGCACGCGGGTCTACGGCCAGGACGTGGTCTACTACGACGGCGAGACGTACTCGCTCTACATCGACGGCGCCGACCTGGGTCTGACCACCGGCAATGAGAAGATCGACTCGCTGGAGGTCATCCCCAACGGCGCGCCCGGTTGCCAGGCGGTGGTGCTGCTGAGCACGCGCGGCAACGGCCGGGTCAGCGGCGGCCTGGGGGCCATCCGTGGTGAGGACATCCTGTTCATGTGCCTGACGCAATCGGGCGCGAACACCCAGTTCACCTGGCTGGGCATCATCCGCGGCCGGGCCGAGGGCATGCCCAATAATGCCACGATTGCCCTGAGCATGGCCGACTATGACGCCGATGAACTGCACTTCCTGACGCGCAACACGTTCAACGTGGACGGCGTCGTCGGTGGTCATTCGACCATCTACGGCTTCGACCTGGACGCCACGACGTTCAGCGGCCCCCATTGGCGGGCGGCCGAGCACGGGCTGCGGCAGGCGACGGATAGTCTGGATGTGAATGGCGAGCTGAGCAACTAG
- a CDS encoding DUF5667 domain-containing protein produces the protein MDDNVLIEVLDLLASGLPIDAIVARYPAQAAELRPFLLTAAALGRLAEQPTLDAQAQSQRAFLAAAGEMAATQPRPTAAGWWRRLLAPALALLLVVFLGGVGLVGASAAAAPGDALYGTKRLIEDVRLNLTGDPERAAALREQFRLERVDEIERLLVEGREVAVSLTGPIEAIDGLRWTVAGLPVVVGADTVIDGAPAVGALAQVDGRTGQGGVVAERVVVLVGGPPAEPTPPPSEDGGDGEMEGGNNDAPAVTPSLPPAATPTNMATATPPPAATTSPAVTALFTATAPATVPPMGEGTATPPPTLPATASLPPTPPATDSPPSTVTPPPTPPPSATPPPTATPPPSATPDDDNGNDNDDNGNDNDDNGNDNDNDNGNGNDNDDNDNGGGDNGNDNDNSGSGGGDNDNDNESESDNDNNSGSGGSDND, from the coding sequence ATGGACGACAACGTACTCATCGAAGTCTTGGACCTGCTGGCGAGCGGGCTGCCTATCGACGCCATCGTCGCCCGCTATCCGGCGCAGGCTGCCGAGCTGCGGCCGTTCCTGCTGACGGCCGCCGCGCTGGGTCGCCTGGCCGAGCAGCCGACGCTGGACGCCCAGGCGCAATCGCAACGCGCCTTTCTGGCTGCCGCCGGGGAGATGGCCGCCACCCAACCACGACCGACGGCCGCCGGTTGGTGGCGGCGGCTGCTGGCCCCGGCGCTGGCCCTGCTGCTGGTCGTTTTTCTGGGCGGGGTGGGGCTGGTGGGGGCTTCGGCCGCCGCCGCGCCGGGGGATGCGCTCTATGGGACCAAGCGCCTCATCGAAGACGTGCGGCTGAATCTGACCGGCGACCCGGAGCGGGCGGCGGCGCTGCGCGAGCAGTTCCGTCTGGAGCGCGTGGACGAGATCGAGCGGCTGCTGGTCGAGGGCCGAGAGGTGGCGGTGAGCCTGACCGGGCCGATTGAGGCCATCGACGGGCTGCGCTGGACGGTGGCCGGGCTGCCGGTGGTCGTGGGGGCCGATACGGTGATCGACGGCGCGCCGGCCGTGGGGGCGCTGGCCCAGGTGGACGGCCGCACCGGCCAGGGCGGCGTGGTGGCCGAGCGGGTGGTCGTGCTGGTGGGCGGGCCGCCGGCCGAACCGACCCCGCCGCCGTCAGAGGACGGCGGCGACGGGGAGATGGAGGGCGGCAACAACGACGCCCCGGCCGTGACGCCCAGCCTGCCCCCGGCGGCGACGCCGACGAATATGGCCACGGCCACGCCGCCACCCGCCGCCACCACGTCGCCGGCGGTGACGGCCTTGTTTACGGCGACCGCGCCCGCAACCGTCCCGCCCATGGGGGAGGGGACGGCCACGCCGCCGCCGACGCTGCCGGCCACCGCGTCGTTGCCGCCGACACCGCCGGCTACGGATTCACCGCCTTCTACGGTAACGCCGCCGCCCACGCCGCCACCCTCGGCGACCCCGCCGCCCACGGCCACGCCGCCGCCCTCGGCCACGCCGGATGATGACAACGGCAACGACAACGACGATAACGGGAACGACAACGACGACAACGGGAACGATAACGACAACGATAACGGCAACGGCAACGACAACGACGACAATGACAACGGCGGAGGCGATAACGGCAATGACAACGATAACAGCGGCAGCGGGGGAGGCGATAACGATAACGACAACGAAAGCGAAAGCGACAACGACAACAACAGCGGCAGCGGCGGCAGCGACAACGATTGA
- a CDS encoding sigma-70 family RNA polymerase sigma factor, with translation MDDERELLRRAGAFDQEALAVIHDRYYQAVYRFLSFRVADRQTAEDLASEVFIRFLSALRDRSAPPNTIRGWLFGAARNVLKEQYRQQRRLNLAELDETIGGNDTPEKRLMERLDKDELSRAIGELTAEQQDVLALRFGYEMPIKDVAETVNKSEGSVKMLQARAIAALTRRLNGPGTDGR, from the coding sequence GTGGACGACGAACGGGAACTACTGCGACGGGCCGGCGCCTTCGATCAGGAGGCGCTGGCCGTCATTCACGACCGCTACTATCAGGCGGTCTATCGCTTTCTATCGTTTCGGGTGGCCGACCGGCAGACGGCTGAAGACCTGGCCTCCGAAGTTTTCATCCGCTTCCTGAGTGCTCTGCGCGACCGCAGCGCCCCGCCCAACACGATTCGCGGCTGGCTCTTCGGTGCGGCGCGCAACGTGTTGAAAGAGCAATATCGCCAACAACGCCGGCTGAACCTGGCCGAACTGGACGAGACGATTGGCGGCAACGACACGCCGGAGAAACGGCTGATGGAGCGACTGGACAAGGACGAGTTGAGCCGGGCCATCGGCGAACTGACGGCCGAGCAGCAGGACGTGCTGGCCCTGCGCTTCGGCTATGAGATGCCCATCAAGGACGTGGCGGAAACGGTGAACAAGAGCGAAGGATCGGTCAAGATGTTGCAGGCGCGGGCCATTGCCGCCCTGACGCGCCGCCTGAATGGGCCGGGGACGGATGGGCGATGA
- a CDS encoding choice-of-anchor Q domain-containing protein, with product MNPQPTRCRRFLGLGAAAFISLAFVLTTPPAHAQMTFTVDSQLDQIDADTADGQCRTSAGTCTLRAAVMQANTSSGAGAVIVLPVGEYHLTRPATGGNGPDVGDLNLLAPTAGQPIITILGAGAADTVIDANQIDRVFSVAAGRSAVLSGVTISGGYAVEAGGVYNLGSLTISNATVSGNAATLYDGGGILNYGALLLADSRVAANTAAGGGGGIFNDDTLTLRDSQLSENTAEQQPGGGLFNFGVAELTGAIIQANTSPQAGGGIYNHEVGELQIAASLIEANTTGGDGGGLYNVGLATMAHTTVRANTAGLAGGGLYNHELGDLTAADSGIATNTAETVGGGLSTDGLATIKRSAIYDNSGQHGGGILNSGALVVINSTISGNRALISGGGLYNQHIATLYSSTIAANRADADNSGIGGGGGVDNEGGASLEVGNTLIAGNMTGPDAGDECRGTLAVFGRNLIGADAAAVTCAIDNAFGEWAYAGLDAIGPLGDNGGPTPTHALPPGSRAIDAADAVNGCFGPSGAPLPTDQRGKARVVGARCDVGAYEYRPPLYLPVILETEFFLENSVSIFQQPGIYNALALLLSDLR from the coding sequence ATGAATCCTCAGCCGACGCGATGCCGGCGCTTCCTGGGCCTGGGAGCCGCCGCGTTCATTAGCCTTGCCTTCGTCCTGACCACGCCACCGGCCCACGCCCAAATGACCTTTACGGTCGATAGCCAACTGGATCAAATCGACGCCGACACGGCCGACGGCCAGTGCCGGACCAGCGCCGGAACCTGCACCCTGCGCGCGGCGGTGATGCAGGCCAACACCAGCAGCGGCGCGGGGGCGGTGATCGTCCTGCCCGTGGGCGAGTATCACCTGACGCGACCGGCCACCGGCGGCAACGGGCCGGACGTGGGCGATCTGAACCTGCTGGCCCCGACCGCCGGTCAACCGATCATCACCATCCTGGGCGCGGGCGCGGCCGATACCGTGATCGACGCCAACCAGATCGACCGCGTTTTCTCGGTCGCCGCCGGTCGTTCGGCCGTGCTCTCCGGCGTCACGATCAGCGGCGGCTATGCCGTCGAGGCCGGGGGCGTCTACAACCTGGGATCACTGACCATCAGCAACGCCACCGTCAGTGGCAACGCGGCCACGCTCTACGACGGCGGGGGCATCCTCAACTACGGCGCGCTGCTGCTGGCCGATAGCCGCGTCGCCGCCAACACGGCCGCGGGCGGCGGCGGCGGCATCTTCAATGACGACACGTTGACCCTGCGCGATAGCCAATTGAGCGAAAACACGGCCGAGCAGCAGCCGGGCGGCGGGCTGTTCAACTTCGGCGTGGCCGAATTGACCGGCGCGATCATCCAAGCCAATACCTCGCCGCAGGCCGGTGGGGGCATCTATAACCACGAGGTCGGGGAACTCCAGATCGCCGCCAGCCTCATTGAGGCCAACACGACCGGCGGCGACGGCGGTGGCCTCTATAACGTCGGCCTGGCCACAATGGCCCACACGACCGTGAGGGCTAACACGGCCGGGCTGGCGGGCGGCGGCCTCTATAACCACGAACTGGGCGATCTGACGGCGGCCGACAGCGGCATCGCGACCAACACGGCCGAGACGGTGGGCGGCGGGTTGTCTACCGACGGCCTCGCGACCATAAAACGTAGCGCCATTTACGACAACAGCGGCCAACACGGCGGCGGCATCCTGAACAGCGGCGCGCTGGTCGTCATCAACAGCACGATCAGCGGCAACCGTGCCCTGATCAGCGGCGGCGGCCTCTACAACCAGCACATCGCCACGCTCTACAGCAGCACCATCGCCGCCAACCGGGCCGACGCCGACAACTCCGGCATCGGCGGCGGCGGCGGCGTGGACAATGAGGGCGGCGCCTCGTTGGAGGTGGGCAATACGTTGATCGCCGGCAACATGACCGGGCCGGACGCGGGCGACGAATGCCGGGGCACGCTGGCCGTGTTCGGCCGCAATCTCATCGGGGCCGACGCCGCGGCCGTCACCTGCGCCATCGATAATGCCTTCGGCGAATGGGCCTACGCCGGGCTGGACGCCATCGGCCCGCTGGGCGACAACGGCGGGCCGACGCCGACCCACGCCCTGCCGCCGGGCAGCCGGGCCATCGACGCCGCCGACGCCGTCAATGGCTGCTTCGGCCCGTCGGGCGCGCCGCTGCCCACCGACCAGCGCGGCAAGGCGCGGGTCGTGGGGGCGCGCTGCGACGTGGGGGCGTATGAGTATCGGCCGCCGTTGTATTTGCCGGTGATCCTGGAAACCGAGTTTTTTCTTGAAAACTCGGTTTCTATCTTCCAGCAGCCCGGCATCTATAACGCTCTGGCTCTGTTATTGTCCGATCTCCGATAG